A genomic window from Phocoena sinus isolate mPhoSin1 chromosome 20, mPhoSin1.pri, whole genome shotgun sequence includes:
- the LOC116745522 gene encoding C-C motif chemokine 13-like: protein MESGQENIPSRCKKKVSTAPLCLLLTAAAISTQVLTQPNALRDLFNCCFTFNHKKIPLQRLKSYGITSSQCPQAAVLFRTKLAKDIGADPKEKWVWNYMKHLGQKPHTLKTWTLSATLRPSQRLRNDSSPPGFLSLSWTKLT from the exons ATGGAAAGTGGACAGGAGAATATTCCAAGCAGGTGCAAAAA GAAGGTGTCCACAGCACCTCTGTGTCTGCTGCTCACGGCAGCTGCCATCAGCACCCAGGTGCTCACTCAGCCAA ATGCACTCCGCGACCTGTTCAACTGCTGTTTCACATTTAACCATAAGAAGATCCCCTTGCAGAGGCTGAAGAGCTATGGAATCACCAGTAGCCAGTGTCCGCAGGCAGCTGTCCT CTTCAGAACCAAACTGGCCAAGGACATCGGTGCCGACCCAAAGGAGAAATGGGTCTGGAATTACATGAAACACCTGGGTCAGAAACCTCACACTCTGAAGACTTGGACTCTTTCGGCCACACTAAGACCAAGCCAGAGGCTGAGAAATGATTCTTCTCCCCCAGGCTTCCTGTCTCTATCCTGGACTAAATTGACCTGA